The window GCTGACAAATACATCTAATTTCAGACTCCAGAACCAGCAGGATCAGAACATGGAATCCAGAATAGGTGAGTGTGGCAGTGTTGTAGAATTGTTTCATCTGAACCTCTCCAGGGTGTTTACTGGACCTGTTTATGGGCACAAGGATGTTTACTGAACTTGTTGTGGATACGATGATGTTTACTGAACTTGTTGTGGATACAAGGATGTTTACTGAACTTGGTGTGGATGTTTACTGAACTTGTTGTGGATACAAGGATGTTTACTGAACTTGGTGTGGATGTTTACTGAACTTGTTGTGGATACAAGGATGTTTACTGAACTTGGTGTGGATTTTTACTGAACTTGTTGTGGATACAAGGATGTTTACTTAACTTGTTTTTGGGTTTGATGGTGGCTCTGTTATATTTTCCTctgttttatatacagtggggcaaaaaagtatttagtcagttaagtcaattgtgcaagttctcccactaaaaagatgagagaggcatgtaattttcatcataggtacatttcaacaattagagacaaaatgagaaaaaagatccagaaaatcacattgtaggattttttatgaatttattggtaaattccttggtaaaataagtatttggtcacctacaaacaagcaatatttctggctctcacagacctgtaacttcttctttaagaggctcctctgtcctccactcattacctgtattaatggcacctgtttgaacttgttatcagtataaaagacacctgtccacaacctcaaacagtcacactccaaactccactatggccaagaccaaagagctgtcaaaggataccagaaacaaaattgtagaccaggctgggaagactgaatctgcaataggtaagcagcttggtgtgaagaaatcaactgtgggagctattataagaaaatggaagacatacaagatcactgataatctccctcgatccagggctccacgcaagatctcaccccgtgtggtcaaaatgatcacaagaaccgTGAGCAAAAAttccagaaccacacagggggacctagtgaatgacctgcagagagctgggaccaaagtaacaaaggctaccatcagtaacacactacgccgccagggactcaaatcctgcagtgccagaagtgtccccctgcttaagccaatacatgtccaggtccgtctgaggtttgctaaaGAGCATTttgatggtccagaagaggattgggagaatgtcatatggtcagatgaaaccaaaatagaacgtTGTAGTAAAAACtgaactcgtcgtgtttggaggagaaagaatgctgagttgaaTCCAAAGAACACcctacctactgtgaagcatgggggtggaaacatcatgctttggggctgtttttctgcaaagggaccaggacgactgatctgtgtaaaggaaagaatgaatggggccatgtatcatgacattttgagtgaaaacctccttccatcagcaagagcattgaagatgaaacgtggctgggtctttcaacatgacaatgatcccaaacacaccgcctgggcaacgaaggagtggcttcgtaagaagcatttcaagttcctggagtggcctagccagtcaccagatctcaaccccatagaaaatctttggagggagttgaaagtctgtgttgcccagcgacagccccaaaacatcactgctcttgatgagatctgcatggaggaatgggccaaaataccagcaacagtgtgtgaaaaccttgtgatgacttacagaaaacgtttgacctgtcattgccaacaaagggtataaaacaaagtattgagattaacttttgttattgaccaaatacttattttccaccataatttaccaacaaattcattaaaaatcctacaatgtgattttctggatttcttttttctcattttgtctttcatagttgaagtgtacctatgatgaaaattacaggcctctctcatctttttaattgggagaacttgcacaattggtggctgactaaatacatctttgccccactgtacctttACAGAGCTGGGGCAGAGAGATAACTGGTCACCTCCCAAAAACCCACCCATCTGTTATTGATATCCATAAGTCTCATTCCTAATCAGGAAAGCTAATGCCTAAACTAGAAGGCCAAGAGTATATTTTTTCTAAGGGTTGAGGGTGACACTTTATGCTTCAGGTACCAAGTCTGATTTACCTTCATATGGATATAATCAAAATAATGGCAAAATTCATGAAGCATGTCTTTTACAACTTGGAAATGTATCTTTTAAGTGTCCACCCCAAGGATTACTCTGACGGGGAAGACTGGAACAAAGAGGTCAACTGCAAACCTCACAGAGGTGTTTAAAGAAGACTTATCTTCTGAGTCTGTGGCTACTCAACGGGACAATGTCCAGAGGTCAAAGAGTACAGCTTGTGAACCTTCTGGAAGGCTACCGAGAGGAGTAGCACagggaggaaaaggagaagTTGGAGGAAGAGAAATAACAAAAGAAGTAGCAGATGGAAAAGTCTTAGTGGGAGAACGAGAAGTAACAGTTTCAGAAGGAAAAGTCACAGAAGAAGAAATATCAGAAGTTCCAGAAGACAATGTATCAGGAGGAGCACTAACAGGAATACTTACAGGAGTAGTAGGAGGAGTAGCAGCAGGAGGAGCCGTGGGTGTAGCTGTTCTAGCTTTGGGATTGTCAGCAGGAGTAGGGGGAGCAGTAGGAGCTGCAGTTGGAGGTGCAGCATTAGCAGAGATTATTCAGAGACATCTTTGTTTGTATTCAAAAAAGACAAATGGAGTAGCAGAAAGTcgtgaaaaagaaaatactgatGTAGTcaccaaaaaaaatctgtgaagaaaataaatggcaacattttggaagtgtatacttttttaaataacaaattaGTTATATAATGTTCTTGGAATAATGATAATAGTTAtactgtagtgtaatgagaaatgtctgttgaggaagagtgaaAGTGTATTTGATGAAGAGGTGTGTCTGGCCCCACCAAactggaatgtaactaaatgcatgatattgtggacaattatctgtagtgttttttCCCTGTTCCCCATTAAGGGCAGAATaggctgatatgctttattgtactgtacgtgTTATGGATGGGacttcacaagaacattgtagaaatgatcGTCCTTGTTGCATGTCAGACAACAACTGATGGCAACGCCCTGTCCATTCgataattttgcattgattttgtgggacagttcctgtcctttgtgtgttcattgtgtttgtccAGGTAAAGTAATGCCAATGactatttgggggagtgttttagatatgtcgtgttggtatgtaactatgttttgtactGTAACTTTATGACTTGATTGTAATAAATTgtgttactttggaatatagattactacggcattcctcgttcatctcCACTCTCAAGCTTATAGGTCtacttatacactcacctaaaggattattaggaacaccatactaatactgttattgaccccctttcgccttcagaactgccttaattctacgtggcattgattcaacaaggtgctgaaagcattctttagaaatgttggcccatattgataggatagcatcttgcagttgatggagatttgtgggatgcacatccagggcacgaagttcccgttccaccacatcccaaagatgccctattgggttgagatctggtgactgtgggggccatttcagtacagtgaacccattgtcatgttcaagaaaccaatttgaaattatccgagctttgtgacatggtgcattatcctgctggatgtagccatcagaggatgggtacatggtggtcataaagggatggacatggtcagaaacaatgctcaggtaggccgtggcatttaaatgatgcccaattggcactaaggggcctgaagtgtgccaagaaaacatcccccacaccattacaccaccaccaccagcctgcacagtggtaacaaggcatgatggatccatgttctcattctgtttacgccaaattctgactctaccatctaaatgtctcaacagaaatcgagactcatcagaccaacaaccatgccaagctcaaaattgattaaatcacctttctttcccattgtgacattcagtttggagttcaggagattgttttgaccaggaccacacccctaaatgcattgaagcaactgccatgtgattggttgattagataattgcattaatgagaaattgaacaggtgttcctaataatcctttaggtgagtgtaattacacacacataagtaagtCTAAGCACCCAGACTTGTCACCCCTGAGTCCTGGGTTTTCAAAGCAGTTTGTTTAGGCCCATGAACACATGACATTGACTAGTCAACCCTGAGTCCTGGGTTTTCAAAGCAGTTTGTTTAGGCCCATGAACACATGACATTGACTAGTCACCCCTGAGTCATGGGTTTCgtaacattctgtgtagccccaggaacacataCCATTTGACTGTATGTTTCGTGTTAAACAACCTACACCTTATGGGTGCTTGATAATTGATATAGTCACATACACATATGTAAATTGAACTGACCAGACTGATCATCCCTGAGTTTCGGGTTACTACACCATCCCTTGTTTTCTgtacttgactgatgaggagcattgaggataacgtagatgttttatttgtgacgaaagattagctacctttcctaagaacttccagcatatcatggtcatttataattgtttacaaacaatatggagtcagattatatatttatatttattcatcaCTAAGGTTACATTCCCTTGCACTCATTTCCCTAGTGGTCTCCTAGTAACCTTCAAACCACTCTCTCACACCCCTCACTACAATAAGAAGATTGTGATGCAAAACCTAAagcctaatattattttaaGGTACAAATTTTATGCTGTGtcctcaaaactttccttttcaacctttttggaaaggacagaaaaaggtgcagtggtctcttaatttttctggAGTTGTttatacactgaaaaaaattataaacgcaacacttttgtttttctcccccatttatcatgagctgaactcaaagatctaagactttctctatgtacacaaaaggcctatgattattgcacaggtgtgccttgggctggccacaataaaaggccacaaaaagtttcactgtattggggggggggggtgtccaaaaaccagtcagtatctggtgtgaccaccacctgcctcacgcagtgcaacacatctccttcgtatagagttgatcaggttgttgatttcacccctgtatatatatatatatatatatatatgtacagggGCGAAAATCAAGATAtcaactttggaggggacaattacatgacattttctcaAGACCAAttattgagggggacaccaagTGTAGTGctttaataatgttttagttattgggggggggggggggttgtgtccCCCTTGGGATTTCCtcctatgtgtatatatatatatatataatcttcATATTTCTCTTACATTTTTTGCTATTCTTGAACGAAATCCAGTATTCGGCTCTGTTAGACTTGTCCATGTTTGCGATTGGTGACAAGTTGCTTACATTGCCTCTTGTATGTGAATGCGATTGGGAAAACCTGAGTTGATTTAACAAATTGATAACCACCGTCGTGACACCGTTTATGCGGGATTGCAGCTTAGTGACGCCAGCTAATGAAAAGAAATCCGGGGCATATTGAACTTGCGTCATAGTATAGGCCTCAGGTCTATACTACTCCCTGATTGGAGggttacaataaaaacatggaatGGAACCGGGATCCAGGTCCAGGGTTGAGTTTGAAGGGTACTGTCTATCTTTACAGAGATCAAGTTCAAAGGCAACTGGGTAAGTGCAAAACCAGATGTCACTAGAAAATTACAAATTGAGAATAATAAAGAATACAATGCTGTGTTGCCATTGTGTTTATTTCCAAtgcaatcaaatgtattacatttgagCAATAAGAACTACAACCAATCAATGACCAGCACACATAAAAGTAAAAGTACAACAAACTAGAACATACGCTAGGACATTTATCACTTGCTTTGGTACAGTTGCTGACAAATCTAACACTGGCAAATGTGTTGAGCGCACTATACTTTTTTCTTACATATTCATGAATCGTGTAAAactgattttattttagatatttAAATCATCACCACATATCAAATTAAtccatgtgtttattttatggtcttattttatttctcagtatAAATAAagctaaattattttatttttcaaaaacatgtcTCACCAATGCTCCTTGAACATATTCCAAGGcacttgtgtttatttgtttctaTCATAACTGTTGAAGGAAATCCAACACTTattttaaaagaagaaaaatctaTTATATTAATAATCAAGGAATCAGAACTGTAAACATTCAGTTTTtcccttttgttttcattgtaaaatgacatttaaaaatcaGACAGGTGAAGTACAACCCAGAGAGGAATATTATGCGATTAACACCCAGAACCTTCCCGTCCAAAGGCCACCAGTGGTAGTTCTGAAACATAGCATTAGCCAATCAGTGCTGGGGTCATCATGTTCGGGCGATGTCGTAGTTCTTCACAAACCACTCACACGTCTTCGTGATACCTGAAGGGGAGGTGAAACATTGTCATCCATAGACACTGTTTAAGTTGTTGAATAACAAGGAACATTATTTTCCTCACAAAATTACCTGTTAACTGGATAAACCATTACCATGTGACGGTCTGAACAGGACTATAAAACCATGATGTGTGTGAACAGGCCTATAATAATATGTGATATGTCTGGAAAAGCATCTAATTACAAATGGTAACTTGTCTGGCAACTATCTCCAGTACATTaacatttgacctctgaccttcagAGAGAGGCATCAAGGTGATGTCGGGAAGGTACATTATTAAgatttgacctctgaccttcagAGAGGGGTGTAAAGGTGATGTCGGGTCGGTAGTGTCGCAGCTTCCGGTTGCTGGCTGTCTTCTTCATCTGACCATCAGACTTGCTGGTGTCGAACTGACATCACAGTTTAAGGGTCACAATATTCAAAACACAAGCAGGCAAAATGGTAACACTGTTGACCCATTTCAAAAGGATAACACTGTTGACCCATTTCAAAAGGATAACACTGTTGACCCATTTCAAAAGGATAACACTGTTGACCCATTTCAAAAGGATAACACTGTTGACCCATTTCAAAAGGATAACACTGTTGACCCATTTCAAAAGGATAACACTGTTGACCCATTTCAAAAGGATGTTTGTCAGTCCATCAAGTAGAACCCAAAGATGTTGTTGTCTGGTTTTACTAAGGATTCTTTTAGATTGGCTGGATACTGATCTACAGTCAGATTTTAATATGCTGTTGTGTAGGTTATGGTTGGGAGTTATGGAGGATCATCTGACACTGGATCTGAGCCTAGATTAACATGAATTCAGACTATGGAAGGATACTTCTATTGGACCTTTGAAGTCCAGGGCATCTGCAATCATCTTCACAGCGTCCTTGATGGGAagctcctcctcttcatccactATGAGATACAAGAGTCTAAAAGAAAGCTTtgttgcatgcacacacacacgcgcacgcacgcacacacacaaaaaccagaACACTTACCAGAAAGAATGATTGGTTCAATCTCATCATACTCCCGTAGAACCCAGATTAACAGACGTGCTGCATCCTgagagaacacacacgcacacagacacgcacgcacagacagacgcacgcacgcatgcatgcacgcacacagatgcacgcacgcacacacaaacatttggtGAGGTTACCAATCAGAACTTTTCCCCAGGCCACAGGGACCAGCCAGACTTATTTAATACAGTTAGATCAACACAGAATTAATGTCCGCAAGATCAGATAATCACAACACTCTCCAGAGCATAACACAACAGCATAGTGCAGTTTAACATCAGTAACTGAAACATCTCTACCATGACGCCAAAGCCCCACATAACAGGCCCCTAGACAGAACACACAGGCTGGCTGTGGTAGAGCCCACCGGTACAGCCCACCGTCAACTCTAACATGT is drawn from Esox lucius isolate fEsoLuc1 chromosome 14, fEsoLuc1.pri, whole genome shotgun sequence and contains these coding sequences:
- the LOC105007497 gene encoding uncharacterized protein LOC105007497, whose amino-acid sequence is MHPNVYTCYGTLKCTCPSLLIPGVVGLWANSRLQNQQDQNMESRIVSTPRITLTGKTGTKRSTANLTEVFKEDLSSESVATQRDNVQRSKSTACEPSGRLPRGVAQGGKGEVGGREITKEVADGKVLVGEREVTVSEGKVTEEEISEVPEDNVSGGALTGILTGVVGGVAAGGAVGVAVLALGLSAGVGGAVGAAVGGAALAEIIQRHLCLYSKKTNGVAESREKENTDVVTKKNL